The following is a genomic window from Puntigrus tetrazona isolate hp1 chromosome 20, ASM1883169v1, whole genome shotgun sequence.
ATGAACACTgcacataactttttttttgctcagtaaTGACACTTTTGACTTTTTAGAGCTGCTTCATAACAGAGTTTAGATTTGTATGTACAGTAGTACAGTAGCTTTCCAGCCAGATCTTTGCTTTGTTTGCATGGTTGTTTACcgtgctaaaaaaaaactaagatatGGAGGTTATATAATGGAGGTTAGAGCATGTGCGCAAGCAAAGTTTTGAATAAAGAAGAACAACAACGTTTTGAATTTGTGCTCTGATGGTGAGTTTACTTAAAATGGGAAAGAAGGAGAGCGACCGCTTGCATTTTACCACTGGATAAAGACTGTTTCTACACAATAATAATGAGGTAagtttaaaagtgaaattgTATGTGTGAATCTTTCTGTGTGCTACTAACTCATATTTTGTCTAATGAAAGGCTTTTTTACTATCTCAGATTGAACACTTTGTAGCtaactgttaaaaatgacagCATGGAAATTCTGAGGTATAATTCAAGAACATGCCAAAATCGCTAAGATTAGCTATCAGCAGGTTTTAAAGTCAATATATAGATGCAACTGATAGAATTAATTGTTTAGGCCTACGGTAATCTTTTGCTGTGTTCCCGCTATAATTTTATAACAATGAGATGCTTTGTTCaatttttgagttatttttttttcaatgtaaaattttattgtCGATTTATAGTCTTAATACATAAATCATGTACATTTCATGATCATACATTTTGAGGTTTACATTTAATTAGCTCTTTGTCTTTCAgtaatttgaaatagaaatacaaGGAAATGCtgatttttagttggttttatGATCTGACCGCATAAATAGATATGTATAGAAATGCCCTTTCTTTCTATAaagcatgcaaatataaaaaaattaatgttgtctattaattatttttacttgtttaggTATGGTCTGATTACAAACCATTGTTGATCTGGAATTCTTAAACACGCTGTGCTATGCTGTAGTGTAATGCCGCTGCTCAGGGTTGGTCGCTTGTCTTGTGCCAATAACCAACAGTTCCTCTGGCCATGCATGCGATTTGAGTAAACGAGGTtatagtaaaaaattaaattaattaattaaatgtatttatttacatctgGTACCAGATCTTAACTCTTGCAAACATTTGTGTTGCATTCCAAAAGCTCTGTTAACAGCCCAACAGTGAAAAAAATTTACTACTAATGTATGTGTAACCGGGGTAGAATTcacctgttattttattttatatccctgGCAATGCACCTTTGATTTCCTGTCACGTGGTTATGTGCGCTGTCCCCTTTAAGAAATAAGCGTTCGCGCACATGTGAGAGAGAAGTGCACGTCGACCGACAGAGAACCGAGTTAAAGCGTTGCACAAAGAAATAGttgataaaactgttaaaaggaGATAAATCCCAGTTTATATCTACTCGTGAATGTGTGGGTACATGGTTTCATTTGACGATTACAAAGGAGTTGCCTTATTGCACGTGAGAGATCGCCAGTGGGGGAAGGGAAATTCGGACCACGTCGATGGAGATCGAGCGTGAGTTACTATAAAATGTCCCAAgaattaaagtgttaaataatgtaaagtatgttattatatgtttacCGAGCAGTAATTCTTATACTTTACTGTGTTAGAGGGGAGAGCAACGAAATGTGAGATCGAGTGTTAATGACCATGTGAGCTTTTGCTGTGTGCTTCGTGGAATCAGTCGGAGTAAGTGTTGCTTATTTAATCGTCTCAAAGTCTgtatcattttgtgtattttctgattaatatgcTTATAAGAAGCTATATATACGCAAATgggatatgtatgtttatgttctttttgttctttgtttgtttaaacaggagAGCACATATAGGCCACTGCCGTTGTTTTGTACGCCGTTGTTTTGTACGCCGTTGTTTTGTACGTTGTTGTTTTGTACGCCGTTGTTTTGTACGCCGTTTTTCCGTTTTTGTAACCTTGTTTGCACCGGGTAAAATTGAAGGGCCTGTAATCCTGTGAAACCTCGTCAGGAAAGTTAAGACCACTGACGTTAATTAGGTGGTTGtctctgtaaatttatttatttttattttctttactttgtctTACCCTGAATTAGACCTTAATGCTGAGTTTCCTTTTAAGCTCAGTCAAGAATAAAAGAACCCTTATTTGTTAGATGTCCTGgcggtgtttgtgtttttttttttagtacaagTTCACTTGCCCGGCCACATCTAATTTTGGTACCAGGAGCGgggttctgttttgtttggggctgatttagttttattgtaacaaCAGTGCAAACAACGGTAGTGGCAAAAGGCGACTAAGTGCTGAAAGGACCTGCAGTTCCATCCTGGTAGTAGCGACAGCAGTACAAGGTGCCAGCGCATCAGGACTCCTGAGCTTGAGGACAGCGAGGAGGACAGTGTTGAACTGATTGTTTGAGAACTGAAACTGCCGGAgcagtcaagtcaagtcatggATGCTGAGGACATTAGAGGTGCAGCTGCGATGGAGGAGAACTTTCAGGGTGCAGGTGCTGAGGCACCAGAAATGGACATTGAAAGAGGTAGCCCTGTCTCACAGCTTCAGTCCCAAATTTCGGAGCTGGGACGTAGGCATGATGAAGTAATGTCAGCTCTTGCTAACATGACTAATGTTCATACTAGGTCCTATGTGTATATCCCAAGAGAGAAACAAATTGTCCCGTTCAGTGGGGACCCATGTAAAGACTgccaaaatgtagatgagttcaTTGAGGAACTGGGGAGGGTTATACGAGTAAGGGGGTTAAATGTTGAAGATCAGGTAGATTTTATTCTCTCCCACTTGAAGGGGTCAGCTTTGGATGAAGTGAAGTTGTGTATGGGGAGAGGATAGGGCACCTGAAGACTTGTTCTCATATTTGCAGGCAGCTTTCAGGGAGAAACGTAGCACCTCTCAGCTACTGCACACATTTTATGCACGGAAACAATTGGATGGGGAAGATTTTCGGGATTTTCACATGCACTGTCTTTGATGTTAAACTCTGCACTGCAACAAGCGCCACATTGTGTTTCAGATGTGCAACTGGCATTGAGAGACCAGTTTATAGAAGGGGTGAGAGATTCAGCCCTTCAAGAGAACTGCGCAAGGTGGTGAGAGAGCGACCCCATGCCACATTATTTGAAGTTCGCGAGGAGGCCCTGTTGTGGTGCTCAGAAGAGAGACCTCGTCCAGCGAATGTGGCACGAAACCGAAACCTGGTGAGTGTGGAGGAAAGGGCAGAACATGCAAGGATGACCGCCACCATCCCGAATGACTTGACTGTAGCCCTACAAGAAGTAATTAAAGTAGTTTCACAACAAGGAAAAGCAATCGGGAACTTACCAATGCGGTTCGTGATCTCATGATTCAGAAATCTGGACCAACTGCAGAGAGACCTAGTAAGTCCAAATTCAAACCACGATATACCCGAGATGGCCAACCTATTTGCTTGAGATGTGAGGGTGTTGGGCACATAGCCAGGCAATGCACTGGGCAGCGTTTCCAAGAAAACCCTGTGCTAGCTATGCCCGAGTCCCAACTTCCGGGAAACTGTGTCCCTCCGCTGCGAAGAGCCGAGCAATGAGAGGGGCAGTGATGGCTCAAAGACTGACACACTGACAAAAGAGCGGTTTCTGGAGCGTGCAGTGGGTAAGTGCCCAGAAGTGGAAATTCATGTTGGGGGGGTAGCAATCCGCTGTCTGTTAGATACTGGCAGTAACGTTAGTACTTTGACGGAGagtttctttaaagaacatCTGCATGGGGAAGACAAGGACATGCATTGGACAAGCAAGTGGTTAAAAATTACTGCCGCCAATGGGTTGCCTCTTCCCTATCTTGGGTATGTTGAACTGGATATCCAGGTAATGGGGTTGACTCTTCCTGGCTGTGGGTTCTTGGTGATTCGTGACCAGAATGAAGGGAAGACTGACTTGCCGCCCCCAGGCATACTTGGCATGAACATAGCCCAGCGTTGTAAGCAATTAATTGTGGCTGAGTTTGACCATGCTTTGGAGGGGACGTTGGATGCGGACTGGAGAGCTGTTTTAAACCGAGTACAAGAGGCTGCCTCTGTAGAATCGAATTCCGTGGTCCGGGTGGCTGGCATACGTAAGGCATATGTCCCTGCAGCCTCCGTGGCTACAATTCAAGCCAGGACACATAAAGAGGTAGCTGGAAAAGGAGGTTTAAGTATAATTGAGCCAGGTAAAGCACAATTGCCAGGGGGTTTGGTCCTGCTTCCTACCTTGGTATCACCTGGTAGGCGGGTATTCCCAGTGCAGGTAGTAAACTTGTCCCCAGCAGATGTGTGGCTGCCACCCAAGGTGAAATTGGGGATACTTGCCCATGGACATCAAGTTGAGAGTAGTTCCTGTAAAGTCAGATTCAATCGGATCTCTGCAGATCACGAGGAGGTTATGGTTAACCAGAGGTCAATGACAGGGGTTACCGGTGATCTGCAATGTCCCTTAGAGAAGATACAAATTGGCGGTACCCCCGCCCAACAGGCGGAGTTGAAGGCGCTTCTAAGGGGATACCTGGACGTGTTTGCCATCTCTGATGAAGACCTTGGCTATACTGAGCTGGTAAAGCATGAAATTCCCTGAATGATGACCTTCCTGTCTCACAGTCATACCGGCGTATACCCCCAACCCAATTCCAGGAAGTGAAGGAACATATCTCTGGCCTGCTCAAAAAGCATGTCATTCAAGAAAGCTCCAGTTCGTATGCATCTCCTGTGGTGTTAGTCCGTAAGACTGATGGGAGTCTTCGGCTATGCGTGGACTACCGGAAGCTGAATTGTAAAACAAGACGCGACGCATTCCCATTACCCGGATAGATGAGAGTCTGGATGCTTTGAGTAAGGCCAAGGTGTTCTCATCTATTGACCTCGCGAGTGGCTATCACCAAGTAGCAGTTCATGAGAAGGACCGGCACAAGACAGCTTTCATTACCCCATTTGGCCTGTATGAGTACCAGCGGATGCCGTTTGGCCTATGTAATGCACCAGCAACATTCCAGCGTCTCATGCAGACCATAATGAGTGATCTGGTCTTCCAAACGCTGCTAGTCTATTTGGACGATTTGCTTGTGTATTCAAGTACATTCGAGGACAGTTAGTGAGGCTTGAGGCTGTGTTACAGAGGTTGAGGAGGCCGGACTTAAGGTAAAGGTGGAAAAGTGCCACTTCCTGCAGTCCGAGGTAAAATTCTTGGGGCATGTGGTCTCTGCTCAAGGGGTATCTACAGATCCAGACAAAGTGAGTGCGGTGAGACAGTGGCCAGTTCCCACACACTTTGAAGGAGCTGCGGTCCTTTTAGGATTCTGCAGCTATTATCGGAGATTCATCGAGGGCTTCTCAAAGGTGGCTGGTCCACTCCATGATGTCGTAAACAAGTGTGTCCACCAGGGAGTGTTATTCAGGCTAACAAACTGTTTAAGGGCTCCTGGACAGCGGAGTGTCAGAAAGCCTTCTGAGCATCTCAAAGAGAAGCTTACATGTGCTCCAACACTAGGCTATGCAGATTTTACCCTACCTTTTGTGCTGGAGACCGATGCCAGTAATCTAGGATTGGGTGCTGTGCTGTATCAGCAACAAGGAGGAAGTAGGACTGTGATAGCCTATGCAAGTCGAAGGTTGAGGCGCAGAGCGGAACGACAGGAACTACAGCAGTATGAAGCTGGAGCTTCTGGCACTCAAATGGGCTGTGGTGGAGAAGTTCAGGAGTTACTTGCTGGGATCCAAGTTTACTGTCCTAACGGATAATAATCCTCTCTGCCATCTCAACACGGCTAGGTTGGGAGCCATTGAACAGAGGTGGGCTGCGCAACTTGCAGTATTTGACTTTGAAGTGCAGTACCGCCCTGGAAGGTGTAACACCGCAGCTGACGCTCTCTAGAAGGCCAGGACTGGAAGGGATGAACGTGGAAACTGAGGATTCAGAGTACGATGGATGTGTAGCTATTTGTAGTGGGCTTCGTGCAGGGACTGCAGTCGGAGAAGATCTGGCAGTGCTAGCAGCGAGTCCTGGAGAGGGAGGAATAGGAATGCTACAGGCAGCTATGGAGGATAGAGAGACTGGGGAGGAACCTCTGGAGAACACTCCAACGTTACCTGGATACACAAAGGATGATCTTCGCCAGTTTCAGGAGACAGATCCTACTATCAGTGTGCTCAAAAGTTTCTGGGACAAGAAGAGGAAGCCCACAAATCGAGAGAGGAAGTACTTGTCCAGGCAGGTGCTGTTGATGCTTAAGCAGTGGGACAAGATTCAAGAGAGATGGACTGATGTACAGAATGGTGGACGACGTCTTCTATGGGGAGTGCCAACAGTTGCTGCTCCCTGAATGTCTCGTTGAAACGGTGTTGCGGAGTGTCCATGACCAAATGGGGCATCAAGGCATAGAGCGAACACTGGCCCTACTCAAGCAGCGTTGTTATTGGGTGGGGATGTATAATGCTGTGGATAAGTGGGTTAAGGAGTGTCAACGGTGCGTGCTAGCCAAAATGCCGCAGCCCAAGATTCAAGCCCCTTGGACCCCATTCTTGGCCTCTCATCCCCTAGAAGTGGTTGCAGTGGATTTCACCACATTGGAACCTGCGTCTGATGGGCAGGAAAATGTCCTGGTTGTTACTGATGTATTCACGAAGTTCAGTCAGGCATTTCCTACTCGCAATCAGAAGGCGGACACTACTGCTAAGATCCTTCTAAAGGAATGGTTTCTCAAATATGGAGTGCCTCAGCGTCTTCATTCAGATCAGGGAAGAAACTTTGAGAGTGCTGTGATTGCAGAGCTTTGTAAACTATATGGAGTGAGAAAGTCCCGCACTACACCACATCACCCTCAGGGGAATGCACAATGTGAGAGGTTTAACAGAACTCTGCACGACCTCTTGCGTTCCTTATCTCCAGAGAAGAAGCGGAGATGGCCAGAGTACTTACCCGAGCTGGTGTACGCCTACAATGTGACCCCACATTCCTCCACTGGTTACTCTCCTTATTACATGTTGTTTGGGAGACAGCCACACTTACCAGTAGATGCCTTGTTGGGTCAGGAGCCAGATCTAGAAAAAGAACCTGCCTGGTTGTCCGTCCATAAGGAGCGGCTCCGGGATGCTCATACCAG
Proteins encoded in this region:
- the LOC122325488 gene encoding uncharacterized protein LOC122325488, which produces MNVETEDSEYDGCVAICSGLRAGTAVGEDLAVLAASPGEGGIGMLQAAMEDRETGEEPLENTPTLPGYTKDDLRQFQETDPTISVLKSFWDKKRKPTNRERKFKRDGLMYRMVDDVFYGECQQLLLPECLVETVLRSVHDQMGHQGIERTLALLKQRCYWVGMYNAVDKWVKECQRCVLAKMPQPKIQAPWTPFLASHPLEVVAVDFTTLEPASDGQENVLVVTDVFTKFSQAFPTRNQKADTTAKILLKEWFLKYGVPQRLHSDQGRNFESAVIAELCKLYGVRKSRTTPHHPQGNAQCERFNRTLHDLLRSLSPEKKRRWPEYLPELVYAYNVTPHSSTGYSPYYMLFGRQPHLPVDALLGQEPDLEKEPAWLSVHKERLRDAHTRAREYTERRAADRVAQREGGVYCPEVVVGQQVYLCYRPPGRNKIQDAWAPTVYQVVEVHGTTYTVEPVEGGPAKRVHRSGIRLCPRPVPMPRRKVRPVEEVPTSGLVDEMPSLDAECVLVEETIYPEKDPMPEESQQLGVAPFDCAGAEVEEAQESFDEAVSGKRSAAQDSLQPGTERTDSPTDVVLTRPVPVPRKPRAENTQVDAPDPTPVETQRSNAGVHSNPNRLPKSSCNAVSFTPDVLSQVLAGVVLYTSSKLQGLVDE